A part of Meleagris gallopavo isolate NT-WF06-2002-E0010 breed Aviagen turkey brand Nicholas breeding stock chromosome 28, Turkey_5.1, whole genome shotgun sequence genomic DNA contains:
- the TFEB gene encoding transcription factor EB: protein MASRIGLRMELMKQQAQQEAERERAQQQLMMNYMQQQRMPVASTPAINTPIHYQSPPPVPGEVLKVQSYLENPTTYHLQKSRDKKVQAYLSETYGNKFAAHVSPASHSPKPPPAASPSVRPGHVMSSSAGNSAPNSPMAMLNIGSNPEREFDEVIDDIMRLDDVLGYMNPEVHMPNTLPMSSSHMNVYSGDPQVTASLVGVTSSSCPAELTQKRELTDAESRALAKERQKKDNHNLIERRRRFNINDRIKELGMLIPKANDLDVRWNKGTILKASVDYIKRMQKDLQRSRDLENHSRRLEMTNKQLLLRIQELEMQARVHGLPTSSPSGVNVAELAQQVVKQEAGADEGMLPLPDPESQPVLPPPPQSPYHQLDFTHSLSFDDGSQGFPDSLEPGHSASFPSLSKKELDLMLLQDTMLPLASDPLFSAVSPEASKASSRRSSFSMEDADML from the exons ATGGCGTCCCGCATTGGGCTGCGGATGGAGCTGATGaagcagcaagcacagcaggAGGCCGAGCGGGAGCgcgctcagcagcagctgatgaTGAACTACATGCAGCAGCAGCGCATGCCGGTGGCCTCCACCCCCGCCATCAACACCCCCATCCACTATCAGTCCCCACCGCCCGTGCCTGGAGAAGTCCTCAAG GTGCAGTCCTATCTGGAGAACCCCACCACCTACCACCTGCAGAAGTCACGGGACAAGAAGGTTCAGGCATATCTCTCTGAGACCTATGGGAACAAGTTTGCTGCCCACGTCAGCCCTGCCAGCCATTCGCCAAAGCCACCCCCGGCTGCGTCCCCCAGCGTCCGGCCCGGCCACGTCATGTCCTCCTCGGCGGGCAACAGCGCGCCCAACAGCCCCATGGCCATGCTCAACATTGGCTCCAACCCTGAGCGGGAG TTTGATGAGGTCATCGATGACATCATGCGTCTGGACGATGTTCTGGGCTATATGAACCCCGAGGTCCACATGCCCAACACG CTGCCGATGTCCAGCAGTCACATGAATGTCTATAGTGGGGACCCCCAGGTGACTGCCTCTCTCGTTGGTGtcaccagcagctcctgccctgccGAGCTCACCCAGAAGAGAGAGCTGACAG ATGCTGAGAGCCGAGCCCTGGCAAAGGAGCGTCAGAAGAAAGACAATCACAACCTGA TCGAGAGGCGGCGAAGGTTTAACATCAACGACCGCATCAAGGAGCTGGGGATGCTGATCCCCAAGGCCAATGACCT GGACGTGCGCTGGAACAAAGGGACGATCCTGAAAGCTTCTGTGGACTACATCAAGAGGATGCAGAAGGACCTGCAGAGATCGCGGGACCTGGAGAACCACTCTCGGCGGCTGGAGATGACAAACAAGCAGCTGCTACTCCGTATCCAG GAGCTGGAGATGCAGGCACGCGTGCATGGGCTGCCCACCTCCTCGCCCTCAGGTGTCAACGTGGCCGAGCTGGCTCAGCAGGTGGTCAAGCAAGAGGCCGGTGCAGATGAGGGGATGCTGCCCCTCCCGGACCCTGAGTCACAGCCGGTGCTGCCTCCACCACCGCAGTCTCCTTACCACCAACTGGACTTTACCCACAGCCTGAGCTTTGACGACGGCTCCCAGGGCTTCCCGGACAGCCTGGAACCCGGCCACAGcgcttccttcccttccctatcCAAGaaggagctggacttgatgcTGCTGCAGGACACCATGCTGCCCCTGGCCTCCGACCCCCTGTTCTCAGCCGTATCCCCCGAGGCCTCCAAGGCCAGCAGTCGCCGGAGCAGCTTCAGCATGGAAGACGCAGACATGCTGTGA